A genome region from Ottowia testudinis includes the following:
- a CDS encoding DMT family transporter, translating into MQAAWMIAASLFFALMSVCIKFASPYFGPLEIVCYRGAIGIVFMYALTRSRGVSLTTRVPMMHVWRNLVGVAALVAWFYAIAHLPLATAMTLNYMSGVWVAAFLIGGTLLLGRIADIRRQGPLVMAVMAGFAGVVLMLRPTLDQNQLFAGLIGLMSGLMSALAYIQVAALGRVGEPEARTVFYFCVGAALAGGVGMLFFEMHPLNTVQALWLLPIGILAALGQLCMTRAYTRGATMIVANLQYSGIIFAALFGVFLFGDQIPPIGWLGMAIIIGSGMTATFLRARALSNPPAESH; encoded by the coding sequence ATGCAAGCCGCCTGGATGATTGCCGCCTCGCTTTTTTTCGCGCTGATGAGCGTGTGCATCAAATTCGCCTCACCCTACTTTGGCCCGCTGGAAATCGTCTGCTACCGCGGCGCGATCGGCATCGTCTTCATGTACGCGCTGACGCGCTCGCGCGGCGTCAGCCTGACAACACGGGTACCCATGATGCACGTGTGGCGTAACCTCGTCGGCGTGGCTGCGCTGGTGGCCTGGTTCTACGCCATCGCCCATCTGCCCCTGGCCACGGCCATGACGCTCAACTACATGAGCGGCGTGTGGGTGGCCGCCTTTTTGATCGGCGGCACGCTGCTGCTGGGCCGCATCGCCGACATCCGCCGCCAGGGCCCGTTGGTGATGGCCGTCATGGCAGGCTTTGCCGGCGTGGTGTTGATGCTGCGCCCCACGCTCGACCAGAACCAGCTGTTTGCCGGCCTCATCGGCCTGATGTCGGGCTTGATGTCAGCGCTGGCCTATATCCAGGTGGCAGCGCTGGGCCGCGTGGGGGAGCCCGAGGCACGCACCGTCTTCTACTTCTGTGTTGGCGCCGCGCTGGCGGGCGGCGTCGGCATGCTGTTCTTTGAGATGCACCCCCTCAACACTGTGCAGGCACTGTGGCTGCTGCCCATTGGCATCCTGGCGGCGCTGGGCCAACTGTGCATGACGCGCGCCTATACGCGGGGCGCCACCATGATCGTGGCCAACCTGCAGTATTCCGGCATCATCTTCGCGGCCTTGTTCGGCGTATTCTTGTTTGGCGACCAGATTCCACCCATTGGATGGCTGGGCATGGCAATCATCATCGGCAGTGGCATGACCGCCACCTTCTTGCGTGCTCGCGCGTTGAGCAATCCGCCCGCGGAATCGCATTGA
- a CDS encoding dienelactone hydrolase family protein, whose product MLKSDHILDAQALLGTPGATPSAPSRRTAIKLGLGAGYAAATMPIMAQTAIKTPADGLTAGEVAIDVGGFKMPAYRAQPAGKTGLPVVLVLSEIFGVHEYIADTARRFAHAGYLAIAPELFVRQGDAQSYGEMSKLMSEVIAKVPDDQVLADLDGAVTWAAAHGGNTDKLAVTGFCWGGRQTWLYAAHNPKVKAGVAWYGRLVGDSTALTLKHPVDVAVKLKAPVLGLYGGADTGIPLDTVEKMKSALAEAAVKGNAAARASKFVVYPDAPHAFHADYRPSFRKEAAEDGWKRALAWFKRHGVA is encoded by the coding sequence ATGCTCAAGTCTGACCATATTCTTGATGCGCAGGCGCTGCTCGGCACGCCGGGTGCCACCCCTTCGGCGCCATCGCGGCGCACGGCCATCAAGTTGGGCCTTGGGGCGGGCTACGCAGCGGCAACGATGCCAATCATGGCGCAAACCGCCATCAAAACCCCGGCCGATGGCCTGACGGCTGGCGAGGTGGCGATCGATGTCGGGGGCTTCAAGATGCCCGCCTATCGCGCGCAACCCGCCGGAAAGACGGGCCTGCCCGTGGTGCTGGTGTTGTCAGAGATTTTTGGCGTGCACGAATACATCGCCGACACCGCGCGCCGTTTTGCCCACGCAGGGTATCTTGCCATCGCGCCCGAGCTGTTCGTGCGCCAGGGCGACGCGCAGAGCTATGGCGAGATGAGCAAACTGATGAGCGAGGTGATTGCCAAGGTGCCGGATGACCAGGTGCTGGCCGATCTGGATGGCGCGGTGACCTGGGCCGCGGCCCATGGCGGCAATACCGATAAGCTGGCCGTCACCGGCTTTTGTTGGGGCGGGCGCCAGACTTGGCTTTACGCTGCGCACAACCCCAAGGTCAAGGCGGGCGTGGCTTGGTACGGACGCTTGGTGGGCGATAGCACGGCGCTGACGCTGAAGCACCCGGTGGATGTTGCCGTGAAATTGAAGGCACCCGTGTTGGGTCTTTACGGTGGGGCCGATACTGGTATTCCGTTGGACACGGTGGAGAAGATGAAGTCCGCGCTGGCTGAGGCAGCCGTCAAGGGCAACGCAGCCGCCCGAGCCTCGAAGTTCGTGGTTTATCCCGATGCACCGCACGCGTTTCATGCCGATTACCGCCCGAGCTTTCGCAAGGAAGCAGCGGAAGACGGCTGGAAGCGGGCGTTGGCGTGGTTCAAGCGGCACGGAGTGGCGTGA
- a CDS encoding type II toxin-antitoxin system HigB family toxin, whose product MRVIAVSTLVEFWRRHPDAQAPLAAWLKLASSARWGTPADIKAQFGNASFLANRRVVFNIKGNDYRLVVAVAYRFGALYIKFVGTHADYDQIDAATVELS is encoded by the coding sequence ATGCGCGTAATTGCCGTGTCCACCCTAGTTGAGTTCTGGCGGCGCCACCCTGACGCGCAGGCGCCATTGGCGGCGTGGCTGAAGCTGGCATCAAGCGCGCGCTGGGGCACGCCGGCCGACATCAAGGCGCAGTTCGGCAACGCCAGCTTTCTTGCGAACCGGCGCGTGGTGTTCAACATCAAGGGCAACGACTACCGGCTGGTGGTGGCCGTGGCCTACCGTTTTGGCGCGCTGTATATCAAGTTCGTGGGCACGCACGCCGACTACGACCAGATCGACGCGGCCACCGTTGAGCTGTCGTGA
- a CDS encoding helix-turn-helix domain-containing protein codes for MELKPIRTEADYRSALAEASRLFDLPEEPAPDSQEGAFFDALLTLIEGYERKHYPIDAPDPIEAIKFTMDQRDLTVADLVPYIGARNRVYEVLAGKRPLTLAMIRRLSAGLGIPAGVLVGA; via the coding sequence ATGGAGCTGAAGCCAATCCGCACCGAGGCGGACTATCGAAGCGCGCTGGCGGAGGCCAGCCGGCTGTTTGACCTGCCCGAAGAGCCGGCGCCGGACAGCCAAGAGGGTGCGTTCTTCGACGCGCTATTGACGCTGATCGAGGGCTACGAGCGCAAGCACTACCCCATCGATGCGCCCGACCCTATTGAAGCCATCAAGTTCACCATGGACCAACGTGATTTGACGGTGGCCGACCTAGTGCCCTATATCGGCGCGCGCAACCGGGTGTATGAAGTGTTGGCCGGCAAAAGGCCGCTGACGCTGGCGATGATCCGCCGTCTGAGCGCAGGCCTGGGCATTCCGGCTGGGGTACTGGTGGGCGCTTGA
- a CDS encoding Fic family protein, whose product MILHEICGSESNAIYRELEIANGARQYDFLRSIVTASLAVGKPFISSAILRALNFQAIACLHTSAGNYRPCEVKVGIHTPPPQYLVHDLMDDLINTVNRHWEGSDPVALAAYTLWRLNFIHPFINGNGRTARAAAYFVLCVHFGSWLPGTTILPELLRAARARYVDALVHADRTLEQGNLDLSPLHNLLVELLNEQLNGSAPESDAVADVPGSGDTPEA is encoded by the coding sequence ATGATTCTTCACGAGATATGCGGTAGCGAATCCAACGCAATTTACCGAGAGCTTGAAATAGCGAATGGCGCCCGGCAGTATGATTTTCTCCGGTCGATCGTCACAGCGTCATTGGCTGTAGGTAAGCCGTTTATTTCTTCTGCGATCTTAAGAGCACTGAATTTTCAGGCTATCGCTTGCCTTCACACTAGTGCTGGCAATTACCGTCCGTGTGAGGTCAAGGTCGGAATTCACACACCGCCGCCTCAGTACTTGGTTCACGACTTGATGGACGACTTGATCAATACGGTCAATCGCCATTGGGAAGGATCGGACCCGGTAGCGTTGGCGGCTTACACGCTTTGGCGACTTAATTTCATTCATCCGTTTATAAACGGCAATGGACGTACAGCGAGAGCGGCGGCGTATTTTGTTCTCTGCGTCCATTTCGGATCATGGCTTCCGGGTACGACTATCTTGCCGGAGTTGCTTCGAGCAGCGAGAGCGCGGTACGTAGATGCGCTCGTGCACGCAGATAGAACCTTAGAGCAGGGAAATCTTGATTTGAGTCCACTGCACAATTTGCTTGTTGAGTTGCTGAATGAGCAGTTGAATGGGTCGGCGCCCGAATCCGACGCGGTTGCTGATGTTCCTGGTTCAGGGGATACGCCAGAAGCCTGA